The genomic window GAAGAGAACGCCAAGGTTCCGGCCTGGCTGAACGACCCGATCCACTATCATAACCGGGGCGAGAGCACCTTCACCGGCGAAAGCAGCCTGGACGGCGACTTCGCCGGGCTGGACGACCTGCTGACCGAGGACCCGGTGGTCATCCAGGGCATGATCGACATCTTCGGCGGCTGGATCGACAAATACGGGATCGACGGCTTCCGCATCGATACCGCCCGCCATGTGAACCCGGGCTTCTGGCAAGCCTTCATCCCCGCCATGATCGCCCGCGCCGAGGCCAAGGGCATCCCGAACTTCCACATCTTCGGCGAGGTTTATGATCCCGATCCGGCGGTGACGGCGCGGTTCACGCGGGTCGACGGCTATCCGGCGGTGCTGGACTTCCCGTTCCAGAAGCAGGCGACCGATGTAGCGGCCGGCAAGGTCGGGACGGATGCCCTGGCCAAGCTGTTCGACGCCGACACGATCTATGACAAGGGCGCCGAGACCGCCGCCATCCTGCCGACCTTCCTGGGCAACCATGACATGGGCCGGGTCGGCTTCTTCGTGAAACAGGCCAATCCGAACGCCGACGACGCCGAGGTGCTGGCGCGCATCAAACTGGCCCATGCCCTGATGATGTTCAGCCGGGGCGTGCCCACGCTCTATTACGGGGATGCACAGGGCTTCGCCGGCGCGGGCGGATACGGAAACTCGCGCCAGGACATGTGGCCCAGCCGCACGCCGGTCTATGCGAACGAAACGCCGGTCGGCGGTCGCCAGCCGGCCTATTCCACGGAGGCCCCCCTCTACCAGGCGATCGCAGAGATGACCCGCATTCGGGCCGCGGAGCCGGCCCTGCGACGCGGCCGTCAGGTCGTGCGCGCCTATGGCGACAAGCCGGGTCTGTTCGCAATGTCTCGCATCGGCGAGGACGGATCGGAAGTTTTGGCCCTGTTCAACACCTCCACTGCGCCCGTCACCGCTCAAGTCGAGGTGGAGCCCGGCTCGCTGCGGTGGCAAGCTCTGCGCGGCGATTGCGCACCTGAATCCTCCGCACCCGCCAGCGTCGCCGTTCGCGTGCCCCCCCTCGATTACCTCGTCTGCAAGAGCGTGCCGTGACTGCCCTGCCCCTCGATCTTTCCACGGCTGACGCCGCCCCCGCATTGGCGCACGACTGGTGGCGCGGCGCGGTGCTGTATCAAATCTATCCGCGCAGCTTCGCCGACTCCAACGACGACGGCGTCGGCGATCTGAAGGGGATTACTCAGCACCTCGACCATGTCGCCTCTCTAGGCGTGGATGGCATTTGGCTGTCGCCCTTCTTCACGTCGCCGATGAAGGACTTCGGCTATGACGTGTCGGACTATTGCGACGTCGATCCGATCTTCGGCACGTTGGCCGACTTCGACGCCCTGATCGTGCGCGCCCATGCCTTGGGGCTGAAGGTCGTCATCGATCAGGTGTTTTCTCACACCTCGGACGAACATCCCTGGTTCACCGACAGCCGCGCCAGCCGAAATGGCGCCCATGCCGACTGGTACGTCTGGGCCGACGCCAAGCCGGACGGCTCTCCGCCCTCGAACTGGCAGTCGGTGTTCGGCGGCCCGGCCTGGACCTGGGACGCGCGGCGCGGCCAGTACTACATGCACAACTTCCTGGCCTCCCAGCCTCAGCTGAACGTCAGGAACCCGGCGGTTCAGGACGCCCTGCTCGCGGCGGCGCGGTTCTGGCTGGATCGGGGGGTGGATGGCTTCCGACTGGACGCGATCAACTTCGCGATCCACGATCCGTCCTTGCGCGACAATCCGCCGATCCAGGACGGCAAGAAGCGCACGCGGCCGTTCGATTTCCAGGACAAGATTTACAATCAGTCCCACCCGGACATCATCGGCTTCTTGAACCGCATCCGCGCCCTGACCGACAGCTATGAAGGCCGGTTCACGGTGGCGGAGGTCGGCGGCGATCACGCCGATCGCGAGATGAAGGAATTCACCGCCGGGAACGACCGTCTGCACTCGGCCTACGGCTTCCTCTATCTCTACGCCGATACGCTGAAGAGCGAACTGATCGGCGTGGGCGATGGGATGTGGCCGGATCAGCAGGGCGAGGGCTGGCCGTCCTGGACCTTCTCCAACCACGATGCGCCGCGCGCCGTGTCGCGCTGGGCCAAGGGCCGCGACGAGAAGGCGTTTTCGGAAATGGCCCTGCTGCTGCTGATGTGCCTGCGCGGCAATGTCTTCGTCTATCAGGGCGAGGAGTTGGGCCTGCCTCAGGCCGAGGTGCCGTTCGAGCGGCTGGTCGATCCCGAGGCCATCGCCAACTGGCCCGAGACACTGGGCCGCGACGGCGCCCGCACGCCGATCCCGTGGGTGGCCTCGGCGCCCAACGCCGGCTTCTCGACGGTCGAGCCCTGGCTGCCGGTCGATCCGCGTCATCTGGCGCTGGCCGTGGATGCGCAAGAGGCGGACCCAACTTCAATCCTGCACGCCGCGCGCCGCATCATCGCCCTGCGTCAAGCCCATCCGGCGCTGCGGACCGGAGGGCTGGAGATCGAGAGCGCGGGCGACCTGTTGGTCTTCCGCCGGTTCGAACGGGTAGAGGGCGGCGAGCGTCTGCTGTGCGTGTTCAACCTGGGCTTCGAGGCCGTAGACTGGTCCGCGCCTGCCGGCGCGCGCCGGATCGCGGCGGTCAACTGGACCGAGGCGGACGGATCGACGTTGAGGCCGCTGGCCGGCCTGATCTTCGCCGACGCCGGATGACGGGGTCAGCCGCCGCAGGTCTCGCGAACGATCAGCTCGGTCGGAACGCGCTCGGAACGGCCTGCTGCGGCGCCGCCGTGATCCAGCAGTTTGGACACCATCAACCGGCCGGCCTTCATGGTGTCCTGGGCGATAGTGCTGAGCGCCGGGCGCGAGTAACGGCTGAACGGCACATTGTCGAAACCGATGACCGAGACTTGGCCAGGCACCTCGACGCCGGCGTGCAACAAAGCCCTTACGGCTCCGAGCGCGATTTGGTCGGACGCGGCCACGACGCCATCGAAATCCAGGCCGCGTCGGATCAGGGCGTCCACAGCGGCCTCGGCGGATTCGACCTCGAAATGCGCAGGCACGATCAGGTCGGCGTCCACGTCCAGCCCGCTCTGGCTCAAGGCGTCCAGATAGCCGCGGTGACGCTGCATGGCCTCGGGCGGATCCAGATCGCCCAGGAAGACGATGCGCTTTCGCCCCAGCCGCGCCAGATGCAGCGTCGCGCGTCGCCCGCCGGAGATGTTGTCCGAGCCGATGGAGCAATAGTCCTGGTCGGGCAGTTCGGCGCCCCAGACGACGAAACGATGATCGGCGTCGACCAGC from Brevundimonas fontaquae includes these protein-coding regions:
- a CDS encoding alpha-amylase family glycosyl hydrolase is translated as MARGTPRRAGLHAALVAAALMSGCATPTTAQTRQAEDVLSALRQRLPQDEVIYFLLPDRFANGDATNDHGGYAADRLKSGFDPADTDFYHGGDLAGVTQQLDYIQGLGATAVWLAPVFKNKPVQSHGDYTGAAHHGYWITDFTAVDPHFGDEAAMRALVEAAHARGMKVYLDIVANHTADVIQYRECPEGRCAYRSRADYPYTRRGGVDGAPINEGFDGRDFSRLTRPDYAYTPYVPAGEENAKVPAWLNDPIHYHNRGESTFTGESSLDGDFAGLDDLLTEDPVVIQGMIDIFGGWIDKYGIDGFRIDTARHVNPGFWQAFIPAMIARAEAKGIPNFHIFGEVYDPDPAVTARFTRVDGYPAVLDFPFQKQATDVAAGKVGTDALAKLFDADTIYDKGAETAAILPTFLGNHDMGRVGFFVKQANPNADDAEVLARIKLAHALMMFSRGVPTLYYGDAQGFAGAGGYGNSRQDMWPSRTPVYANETPVGGRQPAYSTEAPLYQAIAEMTRIRAAEPALRRGRQVVRAYGDKPGLFAMSRIGEDGSEVLALFNTSTAPVTAQVEVEPGSLRWQALRGDCAPESSAPASVAVRVPPLDYLVCKSVP
- a CDS encoding LacI family DNA-binding transcriptional regulator yields the protein MSRKTTRLEDIARLAGVSIATASRALNDSPAVNDRTKQTIWKLAKEHDYPFRRHMPAGPIGAQGTIALVVPRPQGREGRLSDPFFLELLAGVGEAARERGCDLLMSHISPANYDELSAALNTSRADGVIFLGQSSLHSAFNRLVDADHRFVVWGAELPDQDYCSIGSDNISGGRRATLHLARLGRKRIVFLGDLDPPEAMQRHRGYLDALSQSGLDVDADLIVPAHFEVESAEAAVDALIRRGLDFDGVVAASDQIALGAVRALLHAGVEVPGQVSVIGFDNVPFSRYSRPALSTIAQDTMKAGRLMVSKLLDHGGAAAGRSERVPTELIVRETCGG
- a CDS encoding alpha-amylase family glycosyl hydrolase, with translation MTALPLDLSTADAAPALAHDWWRGAVLYQIYPRSFADSNDDGVGDLKGITQHLDHVASLGVDGIWLSPFFTSPMKDFGYDVSDYCDVDPIFGTLADFDALIVRAHALGLKVVIDQVFSHTSDEHPWFTDSRASRNGAHADWYVWADAKPDGSPPSNWQSVFGGPAWTWDARRGQYYMHNFLASQPQLNVRNPAVQDALLAAARFWLDRGVDGFRLDAINFAIHDPSLRDNPPIQDGKKRTRPFDFQDKIYNQSHPDIIGFLNRIRALTDSYEGRFTVAEVGGDHADREMKEFTAGNDRLHSAYGFLYLYADTLKSELIGVGDGMWPDQQGEGWPSWTFSNHDAPRAVSRWAKGRDEKAFSEMALLLLMCLRGNVFVYQGEELGLPQAEVPFERLVDPEAIANWPETLGRDGARTPIPWVASAPNAGFSTVEPWLPVDPRHLALAVDAQEADPTSILHAARRIIALRQAHPALRTGGLEIESAGDLLVFRRFERVEGGERLLCVFNLGFEAVDWSAPAGARRIAAVNWTEADGSTLRPLAGLIFADAG